A DNA window from Mastomys coucha isolate ucsf_1 unplaced genomic scaffold, UCSF_Mcou_1 pScaffold21, whole genome shotgun sequence contains the following coding sequences:
- the LOC116101096 gene encoding olfactory receptor 10W1-like, producing MTWENHSVLMEFVFLAYPNRLELRMLCFIGISLAYALIISWNILIVLSIQTETRLHIPMYYFLGSLSGIELCYTAAVVPHILANTLQSEKTITLLSCATQMAFFIGLGSADCFLLAIMAYDRYIAICHPLQYPLIMTVSFCVRLVLASVVIGLVLSLQLVVFIFCLPFCQDRGIEHFFCDVPPVMRLVCATSHIHELSVLVAAALAIALPFFFIATTYALIVAAVLKLHSAAGRHRAFNTCSSHLTVVLLQYGCCAFMYLRPNSSYHPKQDQFISLVYTLGTPFLNPLIYTLRNNEMKVAIEKVLTRNYFSQKIVQ from the coding sequence ATGACCTGGGAGAACCACTCAGTATTGATGGAGTTTGTGTTCCTTGCCTATCCCAATCGCCTAGAACTACGTATGCTCTGCTTCATTGGAATAAGCCTGGCTTATGCATTGATCATCTCCTGGAATATCCTTATTGTGCTCTCCATCCAGACAGAAACACGTCTACATATACCCATGTACTATTTCCTGGGCAGCTTATCAGGGATAGAGCTATGTTACACTGCAGCGGTAGTACCCCACATCCTAGCAAACACCCTGCAGTCAGAGAAGACTATCACTCTCCTGAGCTGTGCCACTCAGATGGCCTTCTTCATTGGACTTGGCAGTGCTGATTGCTTCCTCCTGGCTATCATGGCCTATGACAGATATATTGCCATCTGTCATCCCTTGCAGTACCCTCTCATCATGACTGTATCATTTTGTGTTCGCTTGGTTCTGGCTTCAGTGGTAATTGGCTTGGTCTTGTCCTTACAGCTTGTTGTCTTCATCTTCTGTCTGCCATTCTGTCAGGACAGAGGAATAGAGCATTTCTTTTGTGATGTGCCACCAGTGATGCGTCTTGTGTGTGCCACAAGTCATATTCATGAGCTCTCTGTGTTAGTGGCAGCTGCATTAGCCATTGctttacctttctttttcattGCCACTACCTATGCCTTGATAGTGGCTGCTGTGCTCAAACTCCACTCAGCAGCTGGCCGTCACAGGGCCTTCAACACTTGTTCTTCACACCTCACTGTGGTATTGTTGCAGTATGGCTGCTGCGCCTTCATGTATCTGCGCCCAAACTCTAGCTACCATCCCAAGCAAGATCAGTTCATCTCCCTGGTGTACACACTGGGAACCCCGTTCCTCAACCCTCTCATCTACACTCTGAGGAACAATGAAATGAAAGTGGCCATAGAGAAGGTTCTTACCAGAAATTATTTCTCACAGAAAATTGTACAATAG